One Kitasatospora sp. MAP12-44 DNA segment encodes these proteins:
- a CDS encoding glycosyltransferase family 39 protein, giving the protein MSISAVASDAPAGPDESGERQPLGPLARLRAQGPPRLLRLLRMDWLWVALLTAGIGRYQAGKPELWRDELASWSAATRSTGQLLEMLRHVDAVSGAYYLLLHEWISIAGDSPVMMRIPSVIAMAGASACVVLTARRLFDRRTALLAGLIFATVPSISRYAQEARSYAFVVLAVSAAMLLLLRALERPTWRRWLAYAAAVTASGLFHIVSLLFLAAHALIVLLRWWRDRSRRPLIGFTAAVTVGLIPLIPLVILGRRQVTRQIGWVQKPVLQTFADIWSPLFGSALVCGCVLALAVLPSAWPRGRRRAFEIGLVASLPILLNWFVSQGNTSYFSERYMLFTVPAWSVLAAAGLGALRPRVLGALGLVGMVLLGLPDQGGLRDVNSHEWSDTTAAARILIKGYQPGDGFAPLRSTSAWMMIDYQMEYDMPPAVKLHDVFTAKTPAQAQDLFAVECTDPVACLGDTARVWVVTTGDNPSPVYGFPKNEADALMSAYKAADIEHVRGLTVSLLVRQ; this is encoded by the coding sequence ATGAGCATCAGTGCTGTCGCGAGTGACGCCCCCGCCGGTCCGGACGAGTCCGGGGAGCGGCAGCCCCTGGGCCCGCTCGCCCGCCTGCGGGCCCAGGGGCCGCCGCGGCTGCTGCGGCTGCTGCGGATGGACTGGCTCTGGGTGGCGCTGCTGACCGCCGGCATCGGCCGGTACCAGGCGGGCAAGCCGGAGCTGTGGCGCGACGAGCTGGCGAGTTGGAGCGCCGCCACCCGCAGCACCGGCCAGCTGCTGGAGATGCTGCGGCACGTCGACGCGGTCTCCGGGGCCTACTACCTGCTGCTGCACGAGTGGATCTCGATCGCCGGCGATTCGCCGGTGATGATGCGGATACCGTCGGTGATCGCCATGGCGGGCGCCTCGGCGTGCGTCGTACTGACGGCGCGGCGGCTCTTCGACCGGCGCACCGCGCTGCTGGCCGGACTGATCTTCGCGACGGTGCCCTCGATCTCGCGCTACGCGCAGGAGGCCCGCTCGTACGCCTTCGTGGTGCTCGCGGTCTCGGCGGCGATGCTCCTGCTGCTGCGCGCCCTGGAGCGGCCGACCTGGCGCCGCTGGCTGGCGTACGCCGCGGCCGTGACCGCGTCCGGGCTGTTCCACATCGTCTCGCTGCTCTTCCTGGCCGCGCACGCGCTGATCGTGCTGCTGCGCTGGTGGCGTGACCGCTCCCGGCGGCCGCTGATCGGCTTCACGGCGGCGGTGACGGTGGGCCTGATCCCGCTGATCCCGCTGGTGATCCTGGGCCGTCGGCAAGTCACCCGGCAGATCGGCTGGGTGCAGAAGCCGGTGCTGCAGACCTTCGCCGACATCTGGAGCCCGCTCTTCGGCTCGGCCCTGGTCTGCGGCTGTGTGCTGGCGCTGGCCGTGCTGCCGTCCGCCTGGCCGCGCGGGCGGCGCCGGGCCTTCGAGATCGGCCTGGTCGCCTCGCTGCCGATCCTGCTCAACTGGTTCGTCTCGCAGGGCAACACCTCGTACTTCTCCGAGCGCTACATGCTCTTCACCGTTCCCGCCTGGTCGGTGCTCGCGGCGGCCGGCCTCGGCGCGCTGCGTCCCCGGGTGCTCGGGGCGCTCGGCCTGGTGGGGATGGTGCTGCTCGGGTTGCCGGACCAGGGGGGCCTGCGCGACGTCAACTCGCACGAGTGGAGCGACACCACGGCCGCTGCGCGGATCCTCATCAAGGGCTACCAGCCCGGGGACGGCTTCGCGCCGCTGCGGTCCACCTCGGCCTGGATGATGATCGACTACCAGATGGAGTACGACATGCCCCCGGCGGTCAAGCTCCACGACGTCTTCACTGCCAAGACCCCGGCCCAGGCCCAGGACCTCTTCGCGGTGGAGTGCACCGACCCGGTCGCCTGCCTGGGCGACACCGCCCGGGTCTGGGTGGTCACCACCGGGGACAACCCGAGCCCGGTCTACGGCTTCCCGAAGAACGAGGCCGACGCGTTGATGTCCGCGTACAAGGCGGCGGACATCGAGCATGTGCGCGGGCTCACGGTGTCCCTGCTGGTACGCCAGTAG
- a CDS encoding response regulator transcription factor, with amino-acid sequence MTEPVSTDGIAAGRVARVVLVDDHRMFRTGVRAEIGRTETTGIDVVGEADDVESAVRVVAETRPDVVLLDVHLPGGGGVEVLRRSAAVMGEPGGVKFLALSVSDAAEDVIGVIRGGARGYVTKTITGTDLVNAIFRIGDGDAVFSPRLAGFVLDAFAATDTPPVDEDLDRLTQREREVLRLIARGYAYKEIAKQLFISVKTVESHVSAVLRKLQLSNRHELTRWATARRLV; translated from the coding sequence ATGACTGAGCCTGTGTCGACCGACGGGATCGCGGCCGGCCGCGTGGCGCGGGTCGTGCTGGTCGACGACCACCGGATGTTCCGCACCGGTGTGCGCGCGGAGATCGGCCGGACCGAGACGACCGGCATCGACGTGGTGGGCGAGGCCGACGACGTCGAGTCGGCGGTCCGGGTGGTCGCCGAGACCCGGCCGGACGTGGTGCTCCTCGACGTCCACCTGCCCGGCGGCGGCGGGGTGGAGGTGCTGCGCCGCTCGGCCGCCGTGATGGGTGAGCCGGGCGGGGTGAAGTTCCTGGCGCTCTCGGTCTCCGACGCGGCCGAGGACGTGATCGGGGTGATCCGCGGTGGTGCGCGCGGCTATGTCACCAAGACCATCACCGGCACCGACCTGGTCAACGCGATCTTCCGGATCGGCGACGGCGACGCGGTCTTCTCGCCCCGGCTGGCCGGCTTCGTGCTGGACGCGTTCGCCGCCACCGACACCCCGCCGGTCGACGAGGATCTCGACCGCCTCACCCAGCGCGAGCGCGAGGTGCTGCGGCTGATCGCCCGCGGCTACGCCTACAAGGAGATCGCCAAGCAGCTGTTCATCTCGGTCAAGACGGTGGAGAGCCACGTCTCGGCCGTGCTGCGCAAGCTCCAGCTGAGCAACCGTCATGAGCTCACCCGCTGGGCCACCGCCCGTCGCCTGGTCTGA
- a CDS encoding acyltransferase, with the protein MTDTAIGPPRQPAAPAAGGETGPRPASSRPRLYVLDGLRLVAALGVVLFHWVGVQSFPAVWRGQDAKLMPFAHLIGSYGWTGVELFFLISGFVICMSCWGKSVGDFAASRVARLFPAYWFGVLLTSAVLLISPTVWGADTSRPTASRIFSNLTMLNDPLNVDPIDPVYWTLSAELRFYVLFGLVLATGLTYRKVVAFCGLWALAAAFTPKADMPLLEIITQSTYAWYFIAGMVMYLMYRFKPNLLLWGLLGICWLMAQERIRWVIDANHYATWHHLSWSLTIAAITVYFVLVLGAALGWFDRVQWTWLTFAGALTYPLYLVHQEIGWELISWLRGRGLAPYPTLVCSLATMLVAAWLIHRTVERPLAPIMSRAMKASFAQVRDAAGSQRR; encoded by the coding sequence GTGACCGATACCGCCATCGGCCCGCCCCGGCAGCCGGCCGCCCCGGCCGCCGGCGGTGAGACCGGACCGCGCCCGGCCTCCAGCCGTCCCAGGCTCTATGTGCTGGACGGGTTGCGTCTGGTGGCCGCCTTAGGAGTTGTGCTCTTCCACTGGGTCGGCGTGCAGAGCTTCCCGGCGGTCTGGCGGGGCCAGGACGCCAAGTTGATGCCGTTCGCCCACCTGATCGGGTCGTACGGCTGGACCGGGGTCGAACTCTTCTTCCTGATCAGCGGATTCGTCATCTGCATGTCCTGCTGGGGCAAGTCGGTGGGCGACTTCGCCGCCTCCCGGGTGGCGCGGCTCTTCCCCGCGTACTGGTTCGGCGTGCTGCTGACCTCGGCGGTGCTGCTGATCTCACCGACCGTCTGGGGTGCCGACACCTCGCGGCCCACCGCCAGTCGGATCTTCAGCAACCTCACGATGCTCAACGACCCGCTGAACGTCGACCCGATCGACCCGGTGTACTGGACGCTCTCGGCCGAACTGCGCTTCTATGTGCTGTTCGGACTGGTGCTGGCCACCGGTCTGACCTACCGCAAGGTGGTCGCCTTCTGCGGACTCTGGGCGCTGGCGGCAGCCTTCACCCCCAAGGCGGACATGCCGCTGCTGGAGATCATCACGCAGTCCACCTACGCGTGGTACTTCATCGCCGGCATGGTGATGTACCTGATGTACCGCTTCAAGCCGAACCTGCTGCTCTGGGGCCTGTTGGGGATCTGCTGGCTGATGGCGCAGGAGCGGATCAGGTGGGTGATCGACGCCAACCACTACGCGACCTGGCACCACCTGTCCTGGAGCCTCACCATCGCCGCGATCACCGTCTACTTCGTGCTGGTGCTGGGGGCGGCGCTGGGCTGGTTCGACCGCGTGCAGTGGACGTGGCTGACCTTCGCGGGCGCGCTGACCTACCCGCTGTATCTCGTACACCAGGAAATCGGCTGGGAGTTGATCTCCTGGCTGCGCGGGCGCGGGCTGGCGCCCTACCCGACGCTGGTCTGCTCGCTCGCTACCATGTTGGTTGCCGCGTGGTTGATCCATCGGACGGTCGAGCGGCCCCTTGCCCCGATCATGAGCCGGGCCATGAAGGCGTCGTTCGCCCAGGTGCGCGACGCCGCCGGATCGCAGCGCCGCTGA
- a CDS encoding Rieske (2Fe-2S) protein: MMEGTTDTVEAGGAASAPGADGSGNGGRAARSAALQAFGRRYALLPLRLFLGVTFVYAGLDKLANTHYLAGSSDPQSFYAQTLAAKAASPIGWALEPALHAPTFFGLLIAFGELAVGLGTLFGLLGRVAAAGGAALSLTLFLTISWNVSPYYLGNDLPYLLAWTALLLAGTPYLSVDGYLARRAERDRQRGLTEKEVRRRTVLDGGIAAVALGGAGLLAGSLTATYIRRKPKAAAAGSAPTGAGGSKVSVAVADVPVGGSATVKDPSSGDAVYIVQPTTGQYCGLSSVCTHAGCTVDPPKNGQLSCPCHGSRFDAATGAVLNGPAVKPLPKYTVTKDGDRLDLGAVQQS, translated from the coding sequence ATGATGGAGGGGACCACGGACACGGTCGAGGCCGGGGGTGCCGCCTCCGCGCCGGGCGCCGACGGCTCGGGGAACGGCGGACGGGCGGCCCGATCGGCTGCTCTCCAGGCGTTCGGGCGGCGCTATGCGCTGCTGCCGCTGCGTCTCTTCCTGGGGGTCACCTTCGTCTACGCGGGCCTGGACAAGCTCGCCAACACCCACTACCTGGCCGGTTCGAGCGATCCGCAGTCGTTCTACGCGCAGACCCTGGCGGCCAAGGCGGCCAGCCCGATCGGCTGGGCGCTGGAGCCGGCGCTGCACGCGCCGACCTTCTTCGGGCTGCTGATCGCCTTCGGCGAGCTGGCGGTCGGACTCGGCACGCTCTTCGGGCTGCTGGGCCGGGTGGCCGCGGCCGGCGGGGCCGCGCTCAGCCTGACGCTCTTCCTCACCATCAGCTGGAACGTCTCGCCCTACTACCTCGGCAACGATCTGCCCTATCTGCTGGCCTGGACGGCGCTCCTGCTGGCCGGGACGCCGTATCTCTCGGTCGACGGCTACCTGGCCCGGCGGGCCGAACGGGACCGCCAGCGCGGGCTGACCGAGAAGGAGGTGCGCCGCCGCACGGTGCTGGACGGCGGCATCGCGGCGGTGGCGCTCGGTGGGGCGGGGTTGCTGGCCGGCTCGCTGACCGCCACCTACATCCGCAGGAAGCCGAAGGCCGCGGCGGCCGGCTCCGCCCCCACCGGGGCCGGCGGCAGCAAGGTCTCGGTGGCCGTCGCGGACGTACCGGTCGGCGGCTCGGCCACCGTGAAGGACCCGTCCAGCGGCGACGCCGTCTACATCGTGCAGCCGACCACCGGGCAGTACTGCGGCCTCTCCTCGGTCTGCACCCACGCCGGGTGCACGGTCGACCCGCCCAAGAACGGCCAGCTCTCCTGCCCGTGCCACGGCTCGCGCTTCGACGCCGCGACCGGCGCGGTGCTGAACGGACCGGCCGTCAAGCCGCTGCCGAAGTACACCGTCACCAAGGACGGCGACCGCCTCGACCTCGGCGCCGTGCAGCAGTCCTGA
- a CDS encoding glycosyltransferase 87 family protein, whose amino-acid sequence MGIRTAATPDSGAWLRARASVPALAAAVLMFCVTVRNGRLSGIDMMDNSIVVKAAKTFVDGGSPYADKRFLYFPSSVLIAAPQAYLSEQLLKWLVPALTAGMVMAGWFFALRIFRVSVLSRLSVLGVLLICFLGSFRNLVQLGNWTAYSAMALPAALLLAHRSKWVWAGVVVGLAMATKPILVPLALLFLIARRPRAFAAAVVVPAAFAAVAAALMPQPGLFFTRTLPFLLHGQDAFARPYDASLGTLLPRLGVPDGVALAGAVALAVALLVGAWQRWRVGGDEALRLVESGAMLMLAALVVSKPSFDHYLFVILPVLMASVVRPGAAARSVWMGLVLIPRLAGFDFPQLNPVQNWAYSVAAVNVVFSLVLLHRAFFAGRRPARGGADPVIGAAAEPVEQPVGL is encoded by the coding sequence ATGGGAATCAGAACAGCTGCCACGCCGGACAGCGGCGCCTGGCTGCGGGCCCGCGCCTCGGTTCCCGCGCTGGCCGCGGCGGTGCTGATGTTCTGCGTCACCGTCCGCAACGGGCGCCTGAGCGGCATCGACATGATGGACAACAGCATCGTGGTCAAGGCCGCGAAGACCTTCGTCGACGGTGGCTCGCCCTACGCGGACAAGCGGTTCCTCTACTTCCCGAGCTCGGTGCTGATCGCCGCCCCGCAGGCCTACCTCTCCGAGCAGTTGCTGAAGTGGCTGGTCCCGGCGTTGACCGCGGGCATGGTGATGGCGGGCTGGTTCTTCGCGCTGCGGATCTTCCGGGTGTCGGTGCTGAGCCGGCTCTCCGTGCTGGGCGTCCTGCTGATCTGCTTCCTCGGCTCGTTCCGCAACCTGGTCCAACTCGGCAACTGGACGGCCTACTCGGCGATGGCGCTGCCCGCCGCGCTGCTGCTGGCCCACCGCTCCAAGTGGGTGTGGGCCGGTGTCGTGGTGGGGCTGGCGATGGCGACCAAGCCGATACTCGTTCCGCTGGCCCTGCTCTTCCTGATCGCCCGGCGGCCCAGGGCGTTCGCGGCGGCGGTGGTGGTGCCGGCGGCCTTCGCGGCCGTCGCGGCCGCGCTGATGCCGCAGCCGGGCCTCTTCTTCACCAGGACGCTGCCGTTCCTGCTGCACGGCCAGGACGCCTTCGCCCGCCCGTACGACGCCTCGTTGGGGACGCTGCTGCCCCGGCTCGGCGTCCCGGACGGGGTCGCGCTGGCCGGCGCGGTCGCGCTGGCGGTGGCGCTGCTGGTCGGCGCCTGGCAGCGCTGGCGGGTGGGCGGTGACGAGGCGCTGCGGCTGGTGGAGAGCGGCGCCATGCTGATGCTGGCCGCGCTGGTCGTCAGCAAGCCCTCCTTCGACCACTACCTGTTCGTGATCCTCCCGGTGCTGATGGCCTCGGTGGTCCGTCCGGGTGCGGCCGCGCGCAGCGTCTGGATGGGTCTGGTCCTGATCCCCAGGCTCGCCGGCTTCGACTTCCCGCAGCTCAACCCCGTGCAGAACTGGGCGTATTCGGTGGCGGCCGTCAACGTGGTGTTCTCACTCGTCCTGCTGCACCGCGCGTTCTTCGCGGGCCGGCGGCCGGCGCGGGGCGGCGCCGATCCGGTCATCGGGGCGGCGGCGGAACCGGTGGAGCAACCGGTCGGTCTCTGA
- a CDS encoding PspC domain-containing protein: MTDDQSEAEDPQPIQQGLEDGRPPLTRSEDRRVLAGVCGGLGRHLDIDPVIFRVVVAVLCLSGGLGLFLYGLAWLIVPTEEPDGKHGRTELQRVLTGRVDGQSIGAVLLTVIGTGVFFSWMGSGDSVFPLLLLGAMIFFAVRYDPERRRRAAGQVPPPPRPGGPYDRPTRQDGEPAPSALADWKTWRADFHTEWTARRSEFQERVSLAKEDLAQAASHWQGERQPGGRSTTETPPQDTPPPSPSGYLWDPRHPERNPYESRAETRAESRYESPYASQPWWQRPDLPTGDPLRKSATPAAPPPPAEVCRRRSRSFLAPLGLLVSAGAAAAVWSGSARHSTSVLLSTTLATALLGLGLTLLLGAKFGRARVLAIPALLITLLLSALGTAGASINSAAGHRSWAPASASAVLPSYSLGLGDLSLDLSAVNPAGGTVTTSAKLGAGDVHVTLPPDVDVMLTVRSAAGDVTLPDRTLGGGLGTDRTVQLAPAQGQQSKGTIDLDIEVGLGDVQVVQG, from the coding sequence ATGACGGACGACCAGAGCGAGGCGGAGGATCCGCAGCCCATCCAGCAGGGCCTGGAGGACGGGCGCCCGCCGCTGACCCGCAGCGAGGACCGCCGCGTGCTGGCCGGCGTCTGCGGTGGGCTCGGCCGCCACCTGGACATAGACCCGGTGATCTTCCGGGTGGTGGTCGCGGTGCTCTGCCTCAGCGGCGGGCTGGGGCTCTTCCTCTACGGCCTGGCCTGGCTGATCGTGCCGACCGAGGAGCCGGACGGCAAGCACGGCCGGACCGAGCTGCAGCGGGTGCTGACCGGGCGGGTGGACGGCCAGTCGATCGGCGCGGTGCTGCTCACGGTGATCGGCACCGGGGTGTTCTTCTCCTGGATGGGCAGCGGCGACTCGGTGTTCCCGCTGCTGCTGCTGGGCGCGATGATCTTCTTCGCGGTGCGCTACGACCCCGAGCGCCGCCGCCGGGCGGCCGGGCAGGTCCCGCCCCCGCCGCGCCCGGGCGGCCCGTACGACCGCCCGACCCGGCAGGACGGCGAGCCGGCACCCTCCGCCCTGGCGGACTGGAAGACCTGGCGGGCGGACTTCCACACCGAGTGGACGGCCCGCAGAAGCGAGTTCCAGGAGAGGGTCAGCCTGGCCAAGGAGGACCTCGCCCAGGCCGCCTCGCACTGGCAGGGCGAACGCCAGCCGGGCGGGCGTTCGACCACAGAGACCCCCCCGCAGGACACCCCGCCGCCCAGCCCGAGCGGCTACCTGTGGGACCCGCGGCACCCCGAGCGCAACCCGTACGAGAGCAGGGCCGAGACCAGGGCCGAAAGCCGCTACGAGAGCCCGTACGCCTCGCAGCCCTGGTGGCAGCGGCCCGACCTGCCGACGGGCGACCCGCTGCGCAAGTCGGCCACACCCGCCGCACCGCCGCCCCCCGCCGAGGTGTGCCGCCGGCGCTCGCGCTCCTTCCTCGCACCACTGGGTCTGCTGGTCTCGGCGGGCGCCGCCGCGGCCGTCTGGTCCGGCAGCGCACGGCACAGCACCTCGGTGCTGCTCTCCACCACGCTGGCCACCGCGCTGCTCGGCCTGGGCCTGACCCTGCTGCTCGGCGCGAAGTTCGGCCGGGCCCGGGTGCTGGCGATCCCGGCGCTGCTGATCACCCTGCTGCTGAGCGCCCTCGGCACCGCCGGGGCCTCGATCAACTCCGCGGCCGGCCATCGCAGCTGGGCCCCGGCGAGCGCGTCCGCCGTGCTGCCCAGCTACTCGCTGGGGCTCGGAGACCTCTCGCTCGACCTCTCGGCGGTCAACCCGGCCGGTGGCACCGTCACCACCTCGGCCAAGCTCGGCGCGGGCGACGTGCATGTGACGCTGCCGCCCGACGTCGACGTGATGCTCACGGTGCGCAGTGCGGCCGGTGACGTGACGCTGCCGGACCGCACGCTGGGCGGCGGCCTCGGCACCGACCGGACGGTGCAGCTGGCTCCCGCGCAGGGTCAGCAGTCCAAGGGAACCATCGACCTCGACATCGAGGTCGGCCTCGGCGACGTACAGGTGGTGCAGGGATGA
- a CDS encoding glycosyltransferase family 39 protein encodes MTTQLAGPAASEKVRSRYVGLRGAAGRSGGRRLLRRLLGSGRYAAPALLGYAAVRAVGVLVVLLWHQKHGESGLHRLSTFWDANWYQDVVRHGYSYSVPGPLGRYQAYAFFPVYPAAIKLAWWALPVSVNQAALLVAWAASPVAAWGVFATAAELYGRRTGVIAAVLWGVTPYALVESLAYSELMFTAFAAWAMYAAITRRWIWAGVFSTLAGLTRPTGVAVAAAVCAGAGWALLAQWWQGRRAELPQGERVAWWRPVLGALIAPAGFVGFVLWVGIQKGSVDGYFKVQEAWDSHFDYGHSTVESLKGILTTGNTLWLADAVVAATLAASVLLFLLSALQRQPLPLLVFSGVVLLIALGDAAYFNSRARFLLPAFALLFPLAGTLARVRTRGAVATVLGFAAVCSACYGGFLAFVYTNSP; translated from the coding sequence GTGACCACCCAACTTGCCGGTCCGGCGGCCTCCGAAAAGGTGCGGTCCCGCTACGTGGGCCTTCGAGGGGCGGCGGGTCGCAGCGGGGGCCGCCGCCTGCTCAGGCGGCTGCTGGGCTCGGGCCGCTACGCGGCGCCGGCCCTGCTGGGCTACGCCGCGGTGCGCGCCGTCGGCGTGCTGGTGGTGCTGCTCTGGCACCAGAAGCACGGCGAGAGCGGCCTGCACCGGCTGAGCACCTTCTGGGACGCCAACTGGTACCAGGACGTGGTCAGGCACGGGTACTCGTACTCCGTCCCCGGTCCGCTGGGCCGGTACCAGGCCTACGCCTTCTTCCCGGTCTACCCGGCGGCGATCAAGCTGGCCTGGTGGGCACTGCCCGTATCGGTGAACCAGGCCGCCCTGCTGGTGGCTTGGGCCGCCTCGCCGGTCGCCGCCTGGGGCGTCTTCGCGACCGCGGCCGAGCTCTACGGGCGCCGGACCGGTGTGATCGCCGCGGTGCTCTGGGGGGTGACGCCGTACGCGCTGGTGGAGAGCCTGGCCTACTCGGAACTGATGTTCACCGCCTTCGCCGCCTGGGCCATGTACGCGGCCATCACCCGCCGGTGGATCTGGGCCGGTGTGTTCAGCACGCTCGCGGGTCTGACCCGTCCGACCGGCGTCGCGGTGGCCGCGGCGGTCTGCGCGGGCGCCGGCTGGGCCCTGCTCGCGCAGTGGTGGCAGGGCCGCCGCGCCGAGCTGCCGCAGGGCGAGCGGGTCGCCTGGTGGCGTCCGGTGCTCGGCGCGCTGATCGCGCCGGCCGGCTTCGTCGGATTCGTACTCTGGGTGGGTATTCAAAAGGGCAGTGTTGACGGCTACTTCAAGGTCCAGGAGGCCTGGGACTCGCACTTCGACTACGGACATTCGACGGTGGAGTCGCTGAAGGGCATCCTGACCACCGGCAACACGCTGTGGCTGGCCGACGCGGTGGTGGCCGCCACGCTGGCCGCATCCGTCCTGCTCTTCCTGCTCTCGGCGCTCCAACGCCAGCCGCTGCCGCTGCTGGTCTTCAGCGGCGTGGTCCTGCTGATCGCGCTGGGCGACGCCGCGTACTTCAACTCCCGGGCGCGCTTCCTGCTGCCCGCCTTCGCGCTGCTCTTCCCGCTGGCCGGCACGCTGGCCAGGGTCCGCACCCGGGGCGCGGTCGCGACGGTGCTCGGCTTCGCCGCGGTCTGCTCCGCCTGCTACGGCGGATTCCTGGCATTTGTCTATACCAACTCGCCGTGA
- a CDS encoding ATP-binding protein, with protein MSASGTEPSPEAVRPPIRKLYRTPQGRMLGGVAHGLAVHLGLPVAWVRVAFVLLFFANGIGGLLYAAFWFVVPIGIGEPARGSGLGVTYVWVNGAFVPAGASGVSPEPLLKGRRGRIGRLRDLLQRTFQGEPAPAPAGDGSASSAGAASRQNLGQLAALLMLVIGIMALLNALHIQSSQPFAWPLLAIGVGVALVWRQADDSRWQRWFGLDPGSKRSSAFVRVGAGVLLVTVGIIGFLVLQGSDSTLASVLQASLAVLAGVLVLTGPYALRMWQDLGTERTARIRAQERAEIAAHVHDSVLHTLTLIQRNAEDSKEVLRLARAQERELRLWLYRPEAAAEAAPDTLAERIREVVAEVEDRHGVPVELVCVGDCPMDERISAQIQAAREAMVNAAKYGGGGPVQVYAEVEGRTVSVFVRDHGPGFDPDTVPEDRMGVRESIIGRMKRNGGTARVRPAPDGGTEVELEMERADD; from the coding sequence GTGTCGGCGTCGGGCACCGAGCCGAGCCCGGAGGCCGTCCGGCCGCCGATCCGCAAGCTCTACCGCACCCCGCAGGGGCGGATGCTCGGCGGTGTCGCGCACGGCCTCGCGGTCCACCTCGGGCTGCCGGTGGCCTGGGTGCGGGTGGCCTTCGTGCTGCTCTTCTTTGCCAACGGCATCGGCGGGCTGCTGTACGCGGCCTTCTGGTTCGTGGTGCCGATCGGCATCGGCGAGCCCGCGCGTGGCAGCGGACTGGGTGTCACCTATGTGTGGGTCAATGGCGCGTTCGTCCCGGCGGGCGCCTCCGGCGTGAGCCCCGAGCCGCTGCTCAAGGGCCGCCGCGGCCGGATCGGGCGGCTGCGCGACCTGCTGCAGCGCACCTTCCAGGGCGAGCCGGCGCCCGCGCCGGCCGGCGACGGCTCGGCGTCCTCGGCGGGCGCCGCCAGCCGGCAGAACCTCGGGCAGCTGGCCGCCCTGCTGATGCTGGTGATCGGCATCATGGCCCTGCTGAACGCGCTGCACATCCAGTCCTCGCAGCCGTTCGCCTGGCCGCTGCTGGCGATCGGCGTCGGCGTGGCCCTGGTCTGGCGGCAGGCCGACGACTCCCGCTGGCAGCGCTGGTTCGGCCTGGACCCGGGCAGCAAGCGCAGCAGCGCCTTCGTCCGGGTCGGCGCCGGCGTGCTGCTGGTCACCGTCGGCATCATCGGCTTCCTGGTGCTGCAGGGCTCCGACTCCACGCTCGCCTCGGTGCTGCAGGCTTCGCTCGCGGTGCTGGCCGGCGTGCTGGTGCTGACCGGTCCGTACGCGCTGCGGATGTGGCAGGACCTGGGCACCGAGCGGACGGCCCGGATCCGCGCGCAGGAGCGGGCCGAGATCGCCGCGCATGTGCACGACTCGGTGCTGCACACGCTGACCCTGATCCAGCGCAACGCCGAGGACTCCAAGGAGGTGCTGCGCCTCGCCCGGGCCCAGGAGCGCGAGCTGCGGCTCTGGCTCTACCGCCCGGAGGCCGCCGCCGAGGCCGCGCCCGACACCCTGGCCGAGCGGATCCGCGAGGTGGTGGCGGAGGTGGAGGACCGGCACGGGGTCCCGGTCGAGCTGGTCTGCGTCGGCGACTGCCCGATGGACGAGCGGATCTCCGCCCAGATCCAGGCCGCGAGGGAGGCGATGGTCAACGCGGCCAAGTACGGTGGCGGTGGACCGGTGCAGGTCTACGCCGAGGTGGAGGGGCGGACGGTGTCGGTGTTCGTACGCGATCACGGGCCCGGATTCGACCCGGACACCGTGCCGGAGGACCGGATGGGCGTACGGGAGTCGATCATCGGCCGGATGAAGCGCAACGGGGGCACCGCACGGGTGCGGCCGGCGCCCGACGGCGGCACCGAGGTCGAGCTGGAGATGGAGAGAGCGGATGACTGA